One Roseovarius indicus genomic window, CGAAATCGCAGCCACTGCTGCCGCCGCCAAAACCCCCAAAAGCCGGTTGAAGGAGATGACCCGCGCCCGGCATGCCACCGAGGCAAAGAAGCCTTATGCCGACTTCGCCGCGCCTTCCGTCCCGACCCAAGAAAAGCTCGATCCGGATCGCCCTCGGCGGGTCTTCCCTGTCGAGGATTGGTAGGGTGCCGGATCACCTCATGCCCGCCATAATCCCGCTCTTGCAGGCCGATGACGCAGTGCGGATCGCCCATGTTCGCGCGCCGCGCTGGATCAGCCATCCGGCCGCCGGCGCGGCGCATGACGCGATGCGACTGCTGCTCGAGCGACCGCCATCGCTGCGCCCACGCGGTTTGCTGCTTGCCGGTCCCTACCACAACGGCAAGACCATGATCGCCGAACGCTTCGCCATCGAACATCTGCGTACCGCCGACCAGCAAAAGGTGTGGGTGATCCAGACCCGGGAAGGTGCAGGCCTGTCGCATTTCTATGCCAGCATCCTGTCCGGATTGCGCGCGCCACAAGCCGCGGGCTGGCGCAGCCTGTCCCGCGCCGGCGATCAGGTCGATCATCTTCTGGAGCGCCTGAAGCCGCGCCTTTTGATCTTCGACGAGTTCCACAGCGCATTGCGCGGGCGGCGCCAGGATGTGAAGGCCATCTTCTCGTTCTTGCGGCGGATCGCACGGGTGCATGACATCTCACCAGTCCTTGTCGGCGAAATCGCGATCTACGATGCGGTGCATGACACCGACGAAATGGGCTCACGTTTCGATACGATCCCCATTCCACGATGGCCGTATGACGAGGAATTCGCGACGCTTCTCGACAGCCTGGAAGCCAGTCTGCCGCTCGCCGACACCTCCGATCTGTCGCGCGAACCCTTGGCGAAGATCATCCATGATCTGTCAGAGGGGCTGATCGGCGAGGTTGTCGAGATCGTCACCCGTGCCGCAGTGGCGGCAATCTCGCGCGGTGAGGGCCGGATCACGGGCGCAACCCTGTGGGACCTCGGCTATGTGCCTCTCTCGAGGCGCCGTAATTCCGCTTTGCGTCACGATATGACATGAGGTTTGGGCCGACCGAGATATCCGTCACATCTGCAGAGCGGTATGAAAGTGTGGCGGGAAGCCGTTGGCCAGTGAGCATTATGCCCGCACCAGGTGAACTTCTGTCGAGTTGGCTGCACCGCCTCGCCTACGCGAACGGCATACCTCCGCACTATTTTGGCACGCTTCTCGGAGCGCCGGGTGAGAACTGGTCGGCGCGGCTTGATCGGGCGTTGCCCGATCGCATCCTGCAGTTTCTGCGAGAGCATACCGGCATACCCGTGGAAGACATCGCGGCTCTGACCATTGCCCCTGACCCTTTGGCTGTGCTGCGTTTGCCCCTGCGGGCATCGCCTCAGCAGAGTTGCGCACCCAGGAGGCAGGTTACCTGGCTGCAGTTCTGTCCCGCTTGTCTGACGGAAGACGAAACGCCCTATTTTCGCCGAGACTGGCGCCTCGCGACACGCGTTTCTTGCTTTCGCCACGGCTGCCGACTTCGGGACAGGTGCCCATCCTGCGGACAAGGATTGGCTCCGTTCAGCCAGAAGCGTCTTGTGCCGCATCAGATCTGCGCCTGGTGCGGCGCGGCCCTCTGCAAACGCATCCGTCCTGCCACCAATGGGGTTCGGCGTCTTGAGCGTCTGATCGACGATCTGCTTCGTCTGCAGGCATCAGGGCATCGAATGGCAGAGGGGCGATCACTCCCGGACCTTCTTGGATCAGCCTGCTTTCAATTTAGTCGACGGCCAATGTCCATCGCGCGCCTCTCTCATCGGGATCGCTATCAGCTGTTTCAGAAATTGGCGGAAGGGCGGTCGACGCCGTTCGAAAAGAGAAGAAGTTCCGCGATTATCTATTGGAAACGCGTCGTTCAGGCTGCGCCAGCTTGGAGCGGACTGGTCACATCTTTCAGCGATGCCGTCCTGCCTCGGCCCAAAGCTGGGCCTTGCTCTACCACCGCTGGCCCGCATTTGGCGGATCTCGTTCAGGCGGCCGCGCGGCTCGATCAGCAGCGGCAAGCGCTGTAAAAATTCCCGGTGAGTTTCAGGCGCGCGCGGCCAGCCCGGCATCATTCAGCTGTTCAGCATCTGGCAGGTCGCGCAAGCTCTCCAGCCCGAAAGCTGCGAGGAACGCGTCTGTGGTCACGAAGGTATAGGGGGCACCACGACGCGGCGCGCGCGGCCCAGTTCCAATCAGACCCTGCGCATGCAGCCTTCCGATCAGGTCCCGGCTGATCTCTTTGCCAAAGATGTCTTTGAGCCCATCGCGGGTGATCGGCTGGTGGTAGGCGATGGCCGCCAAAATCGCGACGTCGAACTCGTTCAGGTCCAGCAACTGGTCTCCGACATCCGCTGCGGCGCGGATCGCAGGCGCGTAAACAGGCCGCGTCCGGAACATCCACCCCCCTGCGACCATGGCAATCTCGAACGCCCGCCCTTCCAGATCAGCGGCAAGGTCTTCCAACAGCAGATCAACCGAAGTCCCCTGCCCCACTATGCGCGCCAGATCCTCGCGCGGTACAGGCGAGGCAGAGGCAAACAGCACCGCCTCGATCCGGCGCATCCATTCCCGCCAGCGCAACTCCGGTGGCAGGTCGAGCAACTCGCGATCAAGCTCAGCTTCTGGTCGATCCTTCGACTTCCTTTCCGGTCGCATGTCCGAACCGCGAAACCGGTTCCCACTTTCGCTGTCCATGCTCATGGCTACACCCCGTAGAGCCGGAATGTGTCGCGCCCGGTTAGCTCACGGACCGCGCCGAGATCGACAAGCCGGTCACAGAGCCGCCGCGCCGCGCGGTCCGGCAAAGGCAGGGCACTGGGCGCCACGGCGTCCTGCGTCAGGAATATTTTCACCGCCGCCCCTGCCCCCTTGGCCCGAAGCTTTGGTGCAACTCCTTTCAAAAGCGAAGCCCGACGCGCGAGATCGACAGCCAGACGCGCGGCCTCGACCGCGGATGCGGTCACTGCGCGATGACAGGCTAGGCGCAAATCGTCACCCCGCTTGCGCAGGTCTGTGCGTTTCAAACCCGCGGCCAGCAGCGGCACGACATGATCCCAACCAAGCGCCTGGGCGAGGGCGGCGTCCGCGAGGATCAACGCCGGGACTTCGGCACGGGGTGCCTCCGTCAGGACAGCATCCAGCGCCATCGCGGCACGGGTCACCGGCGCTCCCTTCCCCGTATCGAGCCATGTAGCAATCTGGCCCAACTCCAAGATCGGCAAGGCTCGGCCCAGAGCCTTGATCGACACCGGCCGCTCCACCGCGCGACGCCAGGCAAGGTAAGTTTCCCCCGCGGGACCAGGTAGATCGCCAGGGCGCAGAAGATGAATCGCGTCGCGCAGCTCTGGGGCTCTTTCCGGACGACCAGAAAACCCGGCACATGCCTCGGCCGCTCGCAGCGCCAGCCGATCCCGCAACAAGGCTTTGGGGACCTCTTCGCGTCCCAACACAAGATGCAGGTGGTTCAGCGCCGCGCCTGATAAAAACGCCACATCTTCAAAGGCTTCAGGACGTGCCGAGGTGACCCATGCGGGCATCCGGGGTAGAGTGTCTGTGTCGATGGAGTGTTCCGGTCGGGCAAATGTCATGACTGAAGCCTAAACCATCGCGGCGCTTTGCTCCAGAAAATAGCACAGAAAACGCCTCGCTCTATCTTTTGCCATGATGTCCGATAATCTTGCATTATCGGGCGTAAAAATGATATGCTCGAAAACATGAGCAGTCCTACGAATAACAGCACCAAAATCGAGGATTCCGACGCGTCTGGCGCAGAGATTTCGAGCTCAGCGTCCTATGACTCGTTGAACGGTGACGAACACGACAAGAGAACCTCTCGGGACCGAGCCTCAATCGCCCTGCCCGCCAATGTGGCCGGCTCCGGCGCACTCGACCGGCTGATCGATACCGCCCGTGGCTACGCCGAGGCCTCGACAGCCGGGAACACGAACAAGGCCTATGCGGCCGACTGGAAACACTTCAGCCGCTGGTGCCGGTTGAAAGGCACGGAACCTCTGCCCCCCGCGCCCGAGATGATTGGACTTTATGTGGCTGATCTGGCTGCACCAACCGGGAAGGCCCCTACCCTTTCGGTCTCCACGATCGAGCGCCGTCTCTCGGGGCTTGCCTGGAACTACAGACAGCGCGGGTTCACTCTTGATCGCAAGGACCGGCATATCGCCACCGTTCTGGCCGGGATCAAACGCAAGCATGCGCGCCCGCCGGTCCAGAAGGAAGCGATCCTGCCTGAGGACATCCAGGCCATGGTGGCCACCCTTTCCTACGATCTCCGCGGGCTCCGAGACCGGGCGATCTTGCTTTTGGGCTATGCAGGTGGCCTGCGCCGGTCGGAGGTGGTCTGCCTCGATGTGCATAAGGACGATACACCGGACTCCGGCGGCTGGGTCGAAGTCTTCGACGGCGGCGCCCTGCTCACCCTCAATGCCAAGACCGGATGGCGCGAGGTTGAGGTCGGGCGTGGCTCAAGCGGCCAGACCTGTCCCGTCCACGCGCTTGAGCAATGGCTACACTTTGCGAAGATCGACTTTGGGCCGGTCTTCGTGCGCACCTCGCGGGACGGCAAGCGTGCCCTCGAGTCCCGCCTTTCCGACAAGCACATAGCGCGACTGATCAAGGCAACCGTTATGAAGAGTGGCATCAGATCCGATTTGCCGGAAGCCAAACGGTTGGCAATGTTCTCGGGGCATTCCTTGCGTGCCGGGCTCGCCTCGTCGGCAGAGGTTGATGAGCGCTATGTTCAAAAGCAACTCGGACATGCGTCGGCCGAGATGACCCGGCGCTATCAGCGCAGGCGCGACAGGTTCCGGGTGAACCTGACCAAAGCCGCAGGGCTGTGAAGCTCAGGATTCTTGACCCATTGGTGAAGCGCTAAGGTGAAATTCCAGCGCTTCAGTTTCAGCTTACTGCTTCAATTGAAATCGGGAACTAAACGCGACAGCCGCCGCGAAACCGACGACCGCCTGCCCGCCATCGTCGCCGCCATCAAGGGCGCGGATCCCGGCATTACGCTCCAGGCGATCTGTGAACGGCTGGAATCTATGCGCGAACGCACACCACGTGGCCGAACGAGATGGCAGCCGTCGTCAGTCAAGATGCTGTTGGAGCGGGCGGAGAGGCTGGGGCTGCTTGAGTAGCCTAACAACCTTGCAAATCCTCCACTACAGGGAAGGATTACAAGGTTGTGGTCAGTTTCAGGCACAGAAGCCGTCCGCTCATGCAAAGGGGTTGACGATGCGAAGCTGGCCTTCCACCAGCAGGCCATCTTGCATGTCCTCGCTCCACAGCGTGGTACACCCCGCAACCAAAGCGCTGGCCACGATCATCGCGTCGTAGATCGAGAAGCCGTAGCGTTCCGCCAAAGCGCGGCCGACGTCATGGGTCTGCACGGAGAGATCTTCGACGGGACACAAGGCGCGCACGCCTTCGAGAAAGGCCGCTGCTTCCTCCCAACCGAGGCCAGCTTTGCGGCGGCAGTTCACCAGTGACTCGTTTAGAACCTGAACGCTGATCCGGGGCCCCTGCCCCAGGATGACCTCGGCGCGATCGGCCTTTGGGCCATCGTCGAGCAGGTAAAGAACGACATTCGTGTCCGCGAACTCAGCGCTCATGTGCGTCGTCGCGGCTCAGACGTTCTGCTGCGGACAACTTGCCCCGGAAGCGGCGCAGGCCGGTAAGTACCTCATCCGCACGAGCAAGGCGACGGACTCTGACCCGACCGTCGTCCTTGACCAGGTCGATCTGATCACCCTCCTTGAGACCAAGCTCTCGGACGAGCTCCGCGGGCAAACGGACGGCCAGCGAGTTACCCCATTTTGCGACCTGCATCGTGACCTCCCATGCGGATATACGTCTTGTAATGTATATCCGAAAGGTTCCTAAGACAAGCCTGCCGCAAACCCTAGCTACTCTTGTGCATGACGCAGCGACTGACACCAAATCTAGAAAGAGCTTGCACGAATCTGATAGCTCGGGCAATAGTCTCGATAAATAACGCGCGATCACATAAAAAACGCGCCCACGAATCGAGGCAGAGATGAGCGAAGCTGAGCAGGACCTGGACATTGCCATCGGGCACTACGCAGAGCTTCTTGCGTCCAATCTTCATGCGCAACGTGCTGCCCACTTCCCTCCCGACGCCAAAAAAGTCATGCGCAGCCTGACCAGCGGCGAGGCGGCCGAGTTGCTTGGCGTCGATCATACCTACCTTCGCAAGCTTCATCGAGAAGGAAAGATCGCTGACGTCGAAACCACTGCGGGCAGCCACCGGCGATATACCCTCGATGATATCTGGGAGATTCGCCACGCTCTTGAGGCAAACGCGAAGAAGCCTGGAACCTACGTTCCGGGGCGTCGTGCCGGTGACGAGCTTCAGATTGTTTCTGTTGTGAACTTCAAAGGCGGGTCCGGGAAAACGACAACATCCGCTCACCTTGCACAGCGCTTGGCTCTCAAGGGATATCGTGTCCTTGCGATCGATCTGGACCCCCAGGCATCCCTTTCCGCGCTGCATGGCATCCAGCCTGAGCTGGACCTGATGGAGGGTGGCACGCTGTATGATGCGGTTCGCTACGATGAACCGGTCCCGATCTCGGACGTGATCCGCAAGACCTACATCCGTGGTCTTGACCTGATTCCCGGGAACCTCGAGCTCATGGAATTCGAACATGAGACACCGGCAGCCATTCAGCGTGGCGGCGCCCGCGCATTCTTTGCCCGTGTGCGCGACGCGCTCGACAGTGTCGAAGCGGACTATGACGTCGT contains:
- a CDS encoding TniB family NTP-binding protein → MPAIIPLLQADDAVRIAHVRAPRWISHPAAGAAHDAMRLLLERPPSLRPRGLLLAGPYHNGKTMIAERFAIEHLRTADQQKVWVIQTREGAGLSHFYASILSGLRAPQAAGWRSLSRAGDQVDHLLERLKPRLLIFDEFHSALRGRRQDVKAIFSFLRRIARVHDISPVLVGEIAIYDAVHDTDEMGSRFDTIPIPRWPYDEEFATLLDSLEASLPLADTSDLSREPLAKIIHDLSEGLIGEVVEIVTRAAVAAISRGEGRITGATLWDLGYVPLSRRRNSALRHDMT
- the repA gene encoding plasmid partitioning protein RepA, whose product is MSEAEQDLDIAIGHYAELLASNLHAQRAAHFPPDAKKVMRSLTSGEAAELLGVDHTYLRKLHREGKIADVETTAGSHRRYTLDDIWEIRHALEANAKKPGTYVPGRRAGDELQIVSVVNFKGGSGKTTTSAHLAQRLALKGYRVLAIDLDPQASLSALHGIQPELDLMEGGTLYDAVRYDEPVPISDVIRKTYIRGLDLIPGNLELMEFEHETPAAIQRGGARAFFARVRDALDSVEADYDVVVIDCPPQLGFLTMSALSASSGVLVTVHPQMLDLMSMSQFLRMTADLLGVIRDAGANLRFDWLRFLPTRYKVGDAPQTEVIAFIRGLFGRSVLTNHMVESTAISDAGLTKQTLYEADKKDFTRQTFDRAIESMNAVNDEIAAIIQNTWGRNGKKA
- a CDS encoding tyrosine-type recombinase/integrase, which encodes MSSPTNNSTKIEDSDASGAEISSSASYDSLNGDEHDKRTSRDRASIALPANVAGSGALDRLIDTARGYAEASTAGNTNKAYAADWKHFSRWCRLKGTEPLPPAPEMIGLYVADLAAPTGKAPTLSVSTIERRLSGLAWNYRQRGFTLDRKDRHIATVLAGIKRKHARPPVQKEAILPEDIQAMVATLSYDLRGLRDRAILLLGYAGGLRRSEVVCLDVHKDDTPDSGGWVEVFDGGALLTLNAKTGWREVEVGRGSSGQTCPVHALEQWLHFAKIDFGPVFVRTSRDGKRALESRLSDKHIARLIKATVMKSGIRSDLPEAKRLAMFSGHSLRAGLASSAEVDERYVQKQLGHASAEMTRRYQRRRDRFRVNLTKAAGL
- a CDS encoding TniQ family protein codes for the protein MPAPGELLSSWLHRLAYANGIPPHYFGTLLGAPGENWSARLDRALPDRILQFLREHTGIPVEDIAALTIAPDPLAVLRLPLRASPQQSCAPRRQVTWLQFCPACLTEDETPYFRRDWRLATRVSCFRHGCRLRDRCPSCGQGLAPFSQKRLVPHQICAWCGAALCKRIRPATNGVRRLERLIDDLLRLQASGHRMAEGRSLPDLLGSACFQFSRRPMSIARLSHRDRYQLFQKLAEGRSTPFEKRRSSAIIYWKRVVQAAPAWSGLVTSFSDAVLPRPKAGPCSTTAGPHLADLVQAAARLDQQRQAL
- a CDS encoding AbrB/MazE/SpoVT family DNA-binding domain-containing protein yields the protein MQVAKWGNSLAVRLPAELVRELGLKEGDQIDLVKDDGRVRVRRLARADEVLTGLRRFRGKLSAAERLSRDDAHER
- a CDS encoding DUF1403 family protein, with the protein product MTFARPEHSIDTDTLPRMPAWVTSARPEAFEDVAFLSGAALNHLHLVLGREEVPKALLRDRLALRAAEACAGFSGRPERAPELRDAIHLLRPGDLPGPAGETYLAWRRAVERPVSIKALGRALPILELGQIATWLDTGKGAPVTRAAMALDAVLTEAPRAEVPALILADAALAQALGWDHVVPLLAAGLKRTDLRKRGDDLRLACHRAVTASAVEAARLAVDLARRASLLKGVAPKLRAKGAGAAVKIFLTQDAVAPSALPLPDRAARRLCDRLVDLGAVRELTGRDTFRLYGV
- the scpB gene encoding SMC-Scp complex subunit ScpB translates to MRPERKSKDRPEAELDRELLDLPPELRWREWMRRIEAVLFASASPVPREDLARIVGQGTSVDLLLEDLAADLEGRAFEIAMVAGGWMFRTRPVYAPAIRAAADVGDQLLDLNEFDVAILAAIAYHQPITRDGLKDIFGKEISRDLIGRLHAQGLIGTGPRAPRRGAPYTFVTTDAFLAAFGLESLRDLPDAEQLNDAGLAARA
- a CDS encoding PIN domain-containing protein — encoded protein: MSAEFADTNVVLYLLDDGPKADRAEVILGQGPRISVQVLNESLVNCRRKAGLGWEEAAAFLEGVRALCPVEDLSVQTHDVGRALAERYGFSIYDAMIVASALVAGCTTLWSEDMQDGLLVEGQLRIVNPFA